Genomic window (Candidatus Hydrogenedentota bacterium):
GGTTCCGCCCCTCACGACAACCGCAATGTTGCCGCGTGCCGCGCCTTCTGTCTTGATGCGGCGAACCTCGTCGCGCGCACGCACAAGCGTGGCAAAGGGGCCGTCGGTCTTGGCCTCGTTGGGTGCCGGCAGAGCGCCGCTCCACGCGTCGTTGCCTTGGCTGGACACGAACAGCGAGCGGGCGGGAGCGTCGCCCGCGCCCGCGTACGTTGACGCCGCAAACGTTATCGCCAGTGCAACCAACAAAAGCCGATTCATTGTTAAATCCCCTCTCTGCTCAAAGGAAAAGCAGCCCCTCTGCGAAGCGCGCATCAGCACGGCGCTTCGCTCCTTGACCTGAGGCAACTCGATTGCCAATCTACCGTTGCGATCAGGCAATGCCAATCATGGCCTCTTTGCGCAAACAACTTCCTTTAGTGCTTGGGCAAAGGCTCGATGTCAAAGCGGCGGAAGAAGATCTCCGCCATCTCGGATTGAATTTGAATGCGGCCCTTGCAGGGCTTGACGTCGTAGCACTCGTTCACGAGGACGCCGTTAATGAGTACTTTGATTGTGTTGCCCTCGACGACGCACTCGTACGTGTTCCATTCGCCGATGGGCTTCTCGACGTCCTTGGCGCCGCGGAAATTCTTCACATCCTGCCAACCCGGATCGCGGCCAAACCAATTGATGCGTCCGCCGTTGATGGTGGCCGGCTTTCCGCCGGGCTGATACACGTAGCAGTCAGCGACCTTTTCTGGCGCGGTGTGGCTCGTGATCGCGAACGTGTCGCTGTTGTCGCCAACCACAATGAAGTCGCCCGAGCCGCCCTCGATCAACTGGCATTCGATCGAGTTCATCCAGATGCCGCCGTATGCGCCATCCGCGCCGATCGAATGCAGGAGAATGCCGCTGTCCCGCGCTTTATCGACACGCGGCGCCCACGTCTTCTCGCCCCACTTGTATTCCGCGATCAACCGGTAGTTCTCGAATTCCTCGTTGGAGGTGATGCACCCGAGCTCTTCGCCCGATATACGCAGAATTCCGTCCGTTACCGTGAACACTTTCTTGGGATCCGTGTCTTTACCGCGATCCTTGATGAACGTGTAGAACCCCGACAAATCCTTGCCGTTGAACAAATGTACTGTTCCCGCAGGCGCTTGTTGTGCGTGCCCCTGCATGCAAATCAGCGATGCACCCAACAGAAACGTCCCGCACACCAACAAAGCTGCAAATCGATTACGCGTGGTCATTCCGTGCCTCCCCTGGTTACTTCTGACATGAGAGTAGCATACATGGACTCACGGTCTCAGGCACGCCTGCGGAACACGCGACCTGGCCGCGCTGCGCCTTCCTGGGCTTAGACCAACTCGGCCAACTCGTCGACCAGCGTCTTGAACCGCGCCATCGCAGTCGCGACGGGCTCCGGACTCTCCATATCCACACCGGCATCGCGCAGCAGATCCAGGGGGAACTTCGAGCCGCCGCTCGACAGAAAGCGCAGGTAGGCTTCGCGCTCGGCCTTGCCGCCGTTGAGCACGCGTTGCGACAGGGCAATCGCTGCGGACAGTCCCGTCGCATACTTATAGACGTAGAAGGCGCTGTAGAAGTGCGGTATGCGCAGTCCCTCCAGCGACAGCTCTTCGTCAAGGGTGAACTTGGGCCCGAAGTAGAGTTCGAGCAACTTGCCGTATTCGGCGCGCAGGCGCTCAAGCGTGAGGGGCTCGCCGCTCTCCGCGATGGCGTGAATCACTTTCTCGTACTCCGCGAACATCGTCTGCCGGATGATGGTGCCGCGAATCTCGTCAATCTCTTTGTTGATGAGGAAGGCGCGCGTGCGTTTGTCTTTCGCGCGCTCAAAAAGATACTTGCCGAGCAGTTGCTCATTGAATGTCGATGCAACTTCCGCAACGAAGATGGTGTAGTTGTAATACTGGTAAGGCTGATTGCGCGCGCTGAAGTACGTGTGCATGGAATGCCCCGCTTCGTGCGCCAGCGTGAACATGCTGTCCATGACGTCATTGCGGTAGTTCATCAAGATATACGGCGGCCCGACGTAAGCGCCCGACGAGAACGCGCCGCTGCGCTTTCCCTTGTTCTCGTAGCGGTCGACCCAGCGCCCCTTGAGACCTTTCTCCAGCGCCTTGCAGTACTCTCCGCCCAGCGGCTCCAGCGATTCGAGAATCGTCGATACCGCGTTGCCGTAGGGAATGTTCACGCGCTTTGTCTGCACAATGGGGACGAAAATGTCGTAGGCGTGGATCTGCCCCAGCTTCAGCGCCTTTCGGCGGACTTCGAAGTAGCGGTACATGGTGTCGAGATGGTCGTGCACCGCCTGAATAAGGCTGTCGTAAACGGCCACCGGCACATTGTCGCTGAAGAGAGACGCCTCAAGCGCGGAGGGATAGTTGCGGACGCGCGCGTGATAGATGTCCTGCAGCACGGACGAACTGAGCGTTGCCGCGAGCGTGTTCGCGTGCTCGCCGTATTCCTTGTAGAACTGATGGAAAGCCTGTTTGCGCACGGCGCGTTTGGGCGATTCGAGCAGGCTGCGAAAAGAGCCTTGCGTCAGTTCGGTCTTCCTGCCTCGTTCGTCCTTCACGTCCCCGAACTTCAGATCGGCATCGTTCAACTGGCCAAAGACTTTGCCCGCCGTGCCGGCCACTTCGCCCTGCATGGCAAGCAAACGCTCTTCTTTCTCGGAGAGAATGTGCTTGCGATAACGAAGCAGCTTTTCCAAGCTGAAACGGAAGTCTTTGAGCACGGGATCGTTGAGATAGGCTTGAATTGTTTTCTCAGGAATGGCTTGGATCTCGGGCGCGATGAAACTCGCCGCCTCGCTGGCTCGCGTCGCCATGAACACATATTGCTGCACCATGCCCTGGTAGGTGCTGTTGGACACGTCCTCCGAGGCCTTCAGGAATGCATACTGCGACAGACGCTCCGCGAGCTTGTCCAGGTCCACATCAAAATCGTAGCAGGCCCGCAGCATCTTCGCGGACTTCCCCAGCTTTCCACGAAAGGCGGCAAACCCCTCGATGCGCTTCTCGAACTCGGCGTACGCCTTGTGCCATGCGTCATCGTTCTTGAACAGGGGCGAGAGGTCCCACGTGTCCTCTGCCTTTACTTCACTGCGAAGCGGAGCCTTGTTGGTCTTGGCCATGCGTAGTGACATCCTTTGAAGGTTGCTGTGCCCGATTGCTCGCCAAGTATAAACAATGCCCGTTGACAGCAGCCAGCGCGCGCGCAAACCTCCACATCCGCGGACAATGCGAAAGGCGATAGCGTACGGCACGCCCGAGTCAAGAGGTCATTCGTTCGAAAGCAGCGCGGCCGTTTCGCGCGTCACTTCACCGCGCGCGACAGCTCCGCAATAAGGTGCCCGAGGGCCTCTCGCTTGCCGAGAAGGACATTGGGATCGCGCGTGAACGACACAAGGTCGGGCACGAGCGTCTTGAAGTTGTTCTCCTTCTCGGCCTTCGCCACGAGCGCCGCGTTGCCGCCCTTCTTCTTCACGGCTTCCAGCAGATTCGCAAACAGCACGAGGTAGTCGTAGTCCTCAATGCCGTCGCGGATGGTGGCCAGGCGAATGGAACTCACCGGACCTTTGGGGCTGGGGTAGATGAGACACCCGTCTCCATTGCATGGCGTAACGTCGAGTTGATCGAACCACGGGTTCTCGCCCTGTTCGGTATAGTTGGCGGCCCAATAGTGCATGCCTTTGATGCCCAGCACCCAGGATTGCCAAAACAGAATCCGATGCTCCATCGCCGCGAAATCGATGAAGAAGTTGGCGTAGGGGCGCGGCGGCGTCTGATTGACGTACCACCAGGCCTCGCGGCCCTTCGCGATCTCGCCGAGAAGCACCGTGCTGTTGACCGTGTCAAACACCGGCACGTGAACGGCCCAGATGTTGCAGATCTCATGAAGCAACGGCGACGTTCCAAACGTTGTCACAACCAGCGGAATGTCCGGTGCTGCCGCTTTCCACTGGGTCATACGTTCGACAAGGCGCGGCCATGCAGGCCGCAGTGGCTCATCCGCAATCTGGCAGAAGGCCTTCCCCTTGAGCCCTTGCTTGGCGACAAACGCATTCGCCTGGGCGAGTTGTTCCGGCAGTTCCAACAGCGACGGCGGCACCGACACCGAGCTCGCGCCCGCTTTGAGTGCCGAGGCAAGCTTGGGAGCATAGGCTTTGAGCGCTCCCGCATAGTCGGGACTTTCCGCGGGCAGTTGCACGAGTTCGCGCAACGTCACGCGATGCGCCAACCCTAAGTCGAGATACGCGTCATCCA
Coding sequences:
- the pepF gene encoding oligoendopeptidase F, which encodes MAKTNKAPLRSEVKAEDTWDLSPLFKNDDAWHKAYAEFEKRIEGFAAFRGKLGKSAKMLRACYDFDVDLDKLAERLSQYAFLKASEDVSNSTYQGMVQQYVFMATRASEAASFIAPEIQAIPEKTIQAYLNDPVLKDFRFSLEKLLRYRKHILSEKEERLLAMQGEVAGTAGKVFGQLNDADLKFGDVKDERGRKTELTQGSFRSLLESPKRAVRKQAFHQFYKEYGEHANTLAATLSSSVLQDIYHARVRNYPSALEASLFSDNVPVAVYDSLIQAVHDHLDTMYRYFEVRRKALKLGQIHAYDIFVPIVQTKRVNIPYGNAVSTILESLEPLGGEYCKALEKGLKGRWVDRYENKGKRSGAFSSGAYVGPPYILMNYRNDVMDSMFTLAHEAGHSMHTYFSARNQPYQYYNYTIFVAEVASTFNEQLLGKYLFERAKDKRTRAFLINKEIDEIRGTIIRQTMFAEYEKVIHAIAESGEPLTLERLRAEYGKLLELYFGPKFTLDEELSLEGLRIPHFYSAFYVYKYATGLSAAIALSQRVLNGGKAEREAYLRFLSSGGSKFPLDLLRDAGVDMESPEPVATAMARFKTLVDELAELV
- a CDS encoding DUF1080 domain-containing protein; amino-acid sequence: MTTRNRFAALLVCGTFLLGASLICMQGHAQQAPAGTVHLFNGKDLSGFYTFIKDRGKDTDPKKVFTVTDGILRISGEELGCITSNEEFENYRLIAEYKWGEKTWAPRVDKARDSGILLHSIGADGAYGGIWMNSIECQLIEGGSGDFIVVGDNSDTFAITSHTAPEKVADCYVYQPGGKPATINGGRINWFGRDPGWQDVKNFRGAKDVEKPIGEWNTYECVVEGNTIKVLINGVLVNECYDVKPCKGRIQIQSEMAEIFFRRFDIEPLPKH